A segment of the Caldanaerobius fijiensis DSM 17918 genome:
GAGGAAATCTTGGAAGCTATAAAAAATATGACTGTGTTGGAACTGGCAGAATTGGTAAAAGCATTAGAAGAGGAGTTTGGCGTCAGCGCTGCCGCACCTGTTGCTGTAGCTGCTGCACCTGCTGCTGGTGCTGCTGCTGCTCCTGAAGCTGAGGAAAAGACAGAGTTTGACGTGATACTAAAAGATGTGGGAAGCGAAAAGATAAAGGTTATAAAGGTTGTAAGAGAGATCACAGGCTTAGGCCTCAAAGAGGCGAAGGACCTTGTAGATTCCGCACCGAAGCCTTTAAAAGAGGGCGTTGGCAAAGAAGAAGCCGAACAGATAAAGGCAAAACTTGCGGAAGTTGGAGCAACTGTAGAGCTGAAATAATTTATCTGATTGCATAAAGAGGTATGCTGAAAAGGCGTACCTCTTTATTATTATGTTGCTACAATTAACTTCAATAAACAATTTACAATATTTACAAAGTTGTTTTGATACAAATATTGCAAAACGCAAGATTAAGATTACTAAAAATATATTGACATATATACAAATGAATGATAAAATATTTAAATGCATTCGTATGAGGTAAATTTTAAAATAATTTTTTGAATATTTGTTCCCTGTTTCGGAGAAAATAAATAATATGAATTATATCCTATCTATGTAACATAAATTTCCTTTTAAATTATAAGGGGTGATAATTTAATGGTGCAGGTACATCCTGTGAAGATGGGTAGAAAAGAACGAATGAGTTTTTCTAAGATCGACGAAGTAATAGATATGCCTAACCTTATAGAAGTACAGAAAAATTCGTATCAATGGTTTTTGGACGAAGGACTCAGAGAAGTTTTAAGAGATATGTCCCCCATCGAGAGCTTTTCTGGCAACTTGATTCTGGAATTTGTGGATTATTCCCTGGATGAAACCCCAAAGTATACTGTAGAAGAAGCAAAAGAACGCGATACCACTTATTCTACGGCACTGAGAGTCAAAGTACGCCTTACTAACAAAGAAACAGGAGAAATTAATGAGCAGGAGATATTCATGGGCGATTTTCCGCTTATGACCGAAAATGGGACCTTTATTATTAATGGTGCAGAAAGGGTTATAGTAACACAGCTGGTCAGGTCTCCTGGTGCGTACTATGGGGTGACAATTGATAAGACTGGTAAAAAGCTGTATTCTGCGACTTTAATTCCTAATAGAGGTGCATGGCTTGAGTATGAAACTGATTCTAACGACGTTATTTCTGTGAGGATAGATAGAACCAGAAAGATGCCTATAACGGTTTTGATAAGGGCTCTTGGTTTTGGAACGGATGAACAGATAATAGGCTTATTTGGAGAAGACGAAAGATTAAAAGCCACTATCGATAAAGATGGTACAAAGAATCAGGAAGAGGCTTTGTTAGAAATATACAAGAGGTTGAGGCCGGGGGAACCTCCAACAGTAGATAGTGCCAGATCGCTTTTGAATTCACTTTATTTTGATCCCAGAAGATATGATCTGGCGCGGGTTGGCAGGTACAAGTTCAATAAAAAGCTGTCTCTTGCATCTAGAATCATGGGATATAGGGCGGCTAAAAAAATCGTGGATCCGCTAACAGATGAGTTAATCGTTGATGAAAATGAGATTATATCAAGAGAAAAGGCTCGCTTTATTCAGGATATAGGTATAAATGCAGTAGAAATAAAGATTGATGATAAAGTGGTTAAAGTTATTGGCAACAATACTGTTGATATCAATACGTATAGGATACCTATTGATAAAAGTAAATTGAATTTAAAAGAAAGGGTATATTTGCCCGTGTTGCTGGACATCTTAGCGACTAATGATACAGAGGAAGATATCATTAATGAAATTAATAACAGGATGTCAGAGCTTATACCAAAATACATAACAGTTGACGACATAATAGCGTCTATTAGTTATCATCTCGGTTTATTTGAAGGTGTAGGCAATGTGGACGATATAGACCATTTGGGTAATAGAAGGCTTAGGGCAGTAGGCGAGTTGCTGCAAAATCAATTTAGAATAGGCATGGCGAGAATGGAGAGGGTCATAAGAGAGAGAATGACCATACAGGATATGGATGTGGTCACACCCAGCACCCTTATCAATACGAGACCTGTAGCAGCGGCTATAAAAGAGTTTTTCGGCAGCAGCCAATTATCACAGTTTATGGATCAGACCAATCCTCTCTCGGAGTTGACTCATAAGAGGAGATTGAGTGCTTTAGGACCGGGTGGGTTGAGCAGAGATAGAGCCGGTTTCGAAGTAAGAGATGTTCACCATTCCCATTACAGCAGGATGTGCCCTATAGAGACGCCTGAAGGCCCAAATATAGGGTTGATTGGCGCGTTAGCTACTTATGCCAGAATCAATGAGTACGGTTTTATAGAAGCGCCTTATAGGAAAGTGGACAAAGAAAAGGGGATTGTCACCAATGAAATAGTTTATATGACAGCAGACATGGAGGATGAGTATATAATAGCACAGGCCAACGAGCCTCTGGATGAAGAAGGGCACTTTATCAACGAAAGGGTTACAGCCAGGTTAAAGGAAGATATCGTAGTTGTACCCAGCTCTAAAGTTGACTTTATGGATGTTTCACCTAAACAGATTGTATCCGTGGCTACTGCCATGATTCCCTTCCTAGAAAATGATGATGCTAACAGGGCATTGATGGGCGCGAATATGCAAAGACAGGCTGTACCATTGCTGGTACCAGAAGCCCCCATCGTGGGCACGGGTATGGAATACAAAGCGGCAGTGGATTCTGGTGCTGTCGTAATTGCCAAAAACAGCGGTGTTGTAACAAGAGTTACTGCTGATGAAATAGTAATAAAACGGGATGACGGAGGAACGGATAGATATAAACTATTAAAGTTTAAAAGATCTAACCAGGGGACATGTATAAATCAGAGGCCAATAGTAAGAAAAAACCAGAGGGTCGTAAAAGGTGATGTCATAGCGGATGGTCCTTCTACTGATCAAGGGGAAATATCCCTGGGACGCAACATCCTGGTTGGATTTATGCCGTGGGAAGGCTACAACTATGAGGATGCTATATTGATAAGCGAGAAACTGGTTAAAGAAGATATATTGACATCTATTCATATTGAGGAGTATGAAATTGAGGCAAGAGATACCAAGCTTGGTCCGGAAGAGATAACCAGGGATATACCTAATGTGGGTGAGGATGCGCTAAAGAACCTCGACGAAAGAGGCATAATAAGGATAGGAGCAGAAGTAAGTGCAGGTGACATACTGGTTGGCAAGGTTACGCCAAAGGGTGAGACGGAGTTAACAGCAGAGGAAAGGTTGCTGAGGGCCATATTTGGCGAAAAAGCCAGGGAGGTCAGGGATAACTCACTGCATGTTCCCCATGGCGAGTCGGGAATAGTGGTTGATGTTAAAATTTTCACCAGAGCAAACAATGATGAATTGCCGCCAGGCGTTAATGAATTGGTAAGAGTTTATGTGGCTCAAAAGAGAAAGATATCTGTGGGCGATAAGATGGCGGGGCGCCACGGCAATAAAGGAGTTATATCAAGAATATTGCCGGAAGAAGATATGCCATTTTTGCCTGATGGCACACCGTTGGAGATCGTATTAAACCCATTAGGTGTTCCGTCGCGTATGAACATCGGCCAGGTGCTAGAAGTGCATCTAGGGCTTGCGGCAAAAGCTAAAGGTTGGTATGTGGCAACGCCGGTTTTTGATGGGGCTACAGAGGAAGAGATACAGGAATTGTTGATAGAATCGGGTTATACCCCTGATGGGAAGATCCAGCTCCGCGATGGCAGGACAGGAGAATATTTTGATAATAAGGTAACAGTAGGGTATATGTACATGTTAAAACTGCACCACCTGGTTGATGATAAAATGCATGCCAGATCTACAGGTCCTTATTCTCTTGTTACACAGCAACCATTAGGTGGCAAGGCTCAATTTGGTGGACAGAGATTCGGTGAGATGGAGGTATGGGCTTTAGAGGCGTATGGAGCAGCTCATACACTACAAGAAATCTTAACTGTAAAATCCGATGATACCATAGGGCGTGTGAAAACTTATGAAGCAATTGTAAAAGGTGAAAACGTGCCAGAGCCAGGTATACCTGAATCATTTAAGGTGCTTATAAAAGAATTCCAGAGCCTTGCTCTCGACGTAAAAGTTTTGACTGAAAATAATCAGGAAATATCGCTCAAAGAATTTGAAGAAGATGATGAGGACGTAGAAGAATTGAAGATAAATATCGAAGAACTGGGAGATATGACCAGACAGGATTATGAAGAGAATGTAGAAGAAGAGGAAGAAAATGAAGGCGACGAACATGAAGACTTTGATTTTAATGTGGACATTGATGAAATAGAGCTCCCTGACGAACACGAATTAGATGATACTTATTTGGATGATGATTTTGGCAGCGATATTTAAAAGTGAATATAAATAAAGAAGTTAAAGAAAGGAGAGAAACTCCTTAATGGATATTTTACAAAACTTTGATGCAATAAGAATTGGGCTTGCTTCACCGGAAAAGATAAGGGAATGGTCACGAGGTGAGGTAAAAAAGCCAGAAACGATAAATTATAGAACTTTAAAACCTGAAAGAGACGGGTTGTTTTGTGAGAGGATATTTGGACCCACTAAAGATTGGGAGTGCCATTGTGGCAAATACAAGAGGATAAGGTATAAAGGTGTAGTATGCGATCGATGCGGCGTTGAAGTTACCAGATCAAAGGTCCGTAGAGAGCGCATGGGACATATTGAGCTGGCCGCTCCGGTGTCTCATATATGGTATTTTAAAGGAATACCTAGCAGAATGGGATTAATACTGGATATGTCGCCGAGAGCATTGGAAAAGGTATTATACTTTGCAGCATATGTGGTGATTGATCCCGGAGATACTCCGCTTGTCAAAAAACAGGTTCTCAGCGAAAAAGAATACAGAGAAAATCTGGAAAAGTACGGTGCAAGGTTTAGAGCAGGGATGGGAGCTGAGGCTATAAAAGAGTTGCTTCAGGAAATAGACCTTGATGCCCTCTCAAAAGAGCTCAGAGCTGAGTTGAAGAATAGTACCGGGCAAAAGCGCATAAGGATATTGAGGAGATTAGAAGTTGTGGAAGCATTTCAGAGGTCGGGAAACAGGCCGGAATGGATGATACTGGATGTAATCCCTGTCATTCCGCCTGATTTAAGGCCAATGGTCCAACTGGATGGAGGCCGGTTTGCAACATCTGATTTAAATGATCTCTACAGAAGGGTTATAAATAGAAATAATAGGTTGAAAAGACTTTTAGACCTGGGTGCACCAGAGATCATAGTCAGGAACGAAAAGCGCATGTTGCAGGAAGCCGTAGACGCGCTTATAGATAATGGCAGGCGAGGGAGGCCTGTAACCGGTCCGGGCAATAGGCCACTAAAATCTCTATCTGATATGCTTAAAGGTAAACAGGGGCGTTTCAGGCAAAACCTTCTGGGAAAGCGAGTTGATTATTCGGGGCGTTCGGTTATCGTAGTAGGTCCTGAATTGAAACTATACCAATGTGGCTTGCCTAAAGAAATGGCATTAGAGCTCTTTAAGCCATTTGTTATGAAGAAGATTGTAGATAAAGGTCTTGCTCATAATATAAAGAGCGCAAAGAGAATGGTGGAAAAAGTAAGACCTGAAGTGTGGGACATACTGGAAGAAGTTATAAAGGATCACCCTGTTCTATTAAATAGGGCTCCTACACTTCACAGGTTGGGTATACAGGCATTTCAACCTGTGTTGGTAGAAGGTAGAGCTATTAAACTCCATCCGTTAGTGTGTACAGCTTATAATGCTGACTTTGACGGAGATCAGATGGCAGTGCATGTGCCTCTTTCTGTAGAGGCTCAAGCCGAGTCCAGATTTTTGATGTTGGCTGCCACCAATATTTTGAAGCCGCAGGACGGCAAACCTGTTATGGTGCCAACACAGGATATGGTCCTGGGATGTTATTATTTAACAGGCGATAGAGATGGAGAAAAGGGCGAAGGTAAGATATTTTCTTCTGTTGAAGAAGCTTTGATGGCATATCAGTTAGGTGAAATTGGAATTCATGCTAAAATAAAAGTACGTGTCAAAAAAGAAATAGATGGCGAAGTAAAATATGGAATAATTGATGCAACACCAGGGAAGTTGATTTTTAATGAGGCTATACCTCAAGATTTAGGTTTTGTAGATAGAAGTAAGCCAGAGAATCAGTTTAAACTTGAAATCGACTTTCTCGTGGATAAAAAGATGCTGGGAGTTATCCTGGATCGTTGTTATAGGAAATATGGTCCCACCAAAACAGCAGAAGTGCTTGATAATATAAAAGCGCTGGGATATAAGTATTCTACCAAAGGGGCTATAACCGTAAGTGTATCGGATATTGAAATACCTGAGGAAAAGCCTGCAATCCTGGAAAAAGCTGAAAAAGAGGTAGAGCGGATAGAAAAGCTTTTTAGAAGAGGCTTGATATCCGACGAGGAGCGATATGAAAGGGTTATTGATACATGGAATAAGGCGACAGAGGAAGTTACAGAGGCGTTAATGAACCATCTTGACAGATTCAATCCGATATTTATGATGGCGCATTCTGGTGCCAGAGGCAGCAAAAATCAGATTAGGCAGCTGGCGGGTATGCGAGGCTTAATGGGCAATCCTTCAGGTAGAATTATAGAATTGCCCATAAGATCTAATTTCAGAGAAGGATTGACATCCCTCGAGTTTTTCATATCTACTCATGGAGCTCGTAAAGGTCTTGCCGATACGGCGCTGAGAACAGCGGACTCTGGATACCTTACCAGAAGGTTGGTTGATGTGAGTCAAGATGTAATAATAAGAGAAGAAGATTGTGGGACGGAGGACGGTATTTACGTTTCTGATTTTAGAGATGGCAATGAAATAATCGAAAAACTTGAAGACAGAATAATTGGCAGAACAGCGGCAGAGGATATAATACATCCTGAGACCGGTGAGGTATTGGTGGCTAAAAACGAGGAAATCGATGAGGACGCTGCCAGACGGATTATCAAGGCAGGAATAAATAGAGTGAAAATTAGATCTGTGCTTACTTGCAAATCAAGACATGGTATCTGTGCAAAGTGTTATGGAAGAGATCTGGCGACAGGTGATCACGTAAATATAGGAGAAGCTGTAGGTATAATAGCTGCTCAGGCCATAGGCGAGCCG
Coding sequences within it:
- the rpoC gene encoding DNA-directed RNA polymerase subunit beta'; translated protein: MDILQNFDAIRIGLASPEKIREWSRGEVKKPETINYRTLKPERDGLFCERIFGPTKDWECHCGKYKRIRYKGVVCDRCGVEVTRSKVRRERMGHIELAAPVSHIWYFKGIPSRMGLILDMSPRALEKVLYFAAYVVIDPGDTPLVKKQVLSEKEYRENLEKYGARFRAGMGAEAIKELLQEIDLDALSKELRAELKNSTGQKRIRILRRLEVVEAFQRSGNRPEWMILDVIPVIPPDLRPMVQLDGGRFATSDLNDLYRRVINRNNRLKRLLDLGAPEIIVRNEKRMLQEAVDALIDNGRRGRPVTGPGNRPLKSLSDMLKGKQGRFRQNLLGKRVDYSGRSVIVVGPELKLYQCGLPKEMALELFKPFVMKKIVDKGLAHNIKSAKRMVEKVRPEVWDILEEVIKDHPVLLNRAPTLHRLGIQAFQPVLVEGRAIKLHPLVCTAYNADFDGDQMAVHVPLSVEAQAESRFLMLAATNILKPQDGKPVMVPTQDMVLGCYYLTGDRDGEKGEGKIFSSVEEALMAYQLGEIGIHAKIKVRVKKEIDGEVKYGIIDATPGKLIFNEAIPQDLGFVDRSKPENQFKLEIDFLVDKKMLGVILDRCYRKYGPTKTAEVLDNIKALGYKYSTKGAITVSVSDIEIPEEKPAILEKAEKEVERIEKLFRRGLISDEERYERVIDTWNKATEEVTEALMNHLDRFNPIFMMAHSGARGSKNQIRQLAGMRGLMGNPSGRIIELPIRSNFREGLTSLEFFISTHGARKGLADTALRTADSGYLTRRLVDVSQDVIIREEDCGTEDGIYVSDFRDGNEIIEKLEDRIIGRTAAEDIIHPETGEVLVAKNEEIDEDAARRIIKAGINRVKIRSVLTCKSRHGICAKCYGRDLATGDHVNIGEAVGIIAAQAIGEPGTQLTMRTFHTGGVAGADITQGLPRVEELFEARKPKGLAIISEISGVVKINETKKKREVVVTNNDIPDSRTYLIPYGAKLKVTDGQVVEAGDELTEGSINPHDILRIKGVEAVQTYLLQEVQRVYRLQGVEINDKHIEIIIRQMLKKVRIEDEGDTDFLPGSLVDINEFNDVNKKVEEKGGRKAVAKPTILGITKAALATDSFLSAASFQETTRVLTDAAIKGKLDPLIGLKENVIIGKLIPAGTGLSRYRNINIKTNADNDIDRQ
- the rplL gene encoding 50S ribosomal protein L7/L12, with product MNKEEILEAIKNMTVLELAELVKALEEEFGVSAAAPVAVAAAPAAGAAAAPEAEEKTEFDVILKDVGSEKIKVIKVVREITGLGLKEAKDLVDSAPKPLKEGVGKEEAEQIKAKLAEVGATVELK
- the rpoB gene encoding DNA-directed RNA polymerase subunit beta, which encodes MVQVHPVKMGRKERMSFSKIDEVIDMPNLIEVQKNSYQWFLDEGLREVLRDMSPIESFSGNLILEFVDYSLDETPKYTVEEAKERDTTYSTALRVKVRLTNKETGEINEQEIFMGDFPLMTENGTFIINGAERVIVTQLVRSPGAYYGVTIDKTGKKLYSATLIPNRGAWLEYETDSNDVISVRIDRTRKMPITVLIRALGFGTDEQIIGLFGEDERLKATIDKDGTKNQEEALLEIYKRLRPGEPPTVDSARSLLNSLYFDPRRYDLARVGRYKFNKKLSLASRIMGYRAAKKIVDPLTDELIVDENEIISREKARFIQDIGINAVEIKIDDKVVKVIGNNTVDINTYRIPIDKSKLNLKERVYLPVLLDILATNDTEEDIINEINNRMSELIPKYITVDDIIASISYHLGLFEGVGNVDDIDHLGNRRLRAVGELLQNQFRIGMARMERVIRERMTIQDMDVVTPSTLINTRPVAAAIKEFFGSSQLSQFMDQTNPLSELTHKRRLSALGPGGLSRDRAGFEVRDVHHSHYSRMCPIETPEGPNIGLIGALATYARINEYGFIEAPYRKVDKEKGIVTNEIVYMTADMEDEYIIAQANEPLDEEGHFINERVTARLKEDIVVVPSSKVDFMDVSPKQIVSVATAMIPFLENDDANRALMGANMQRQAVPLLVPEAPIVGTGMEYKAAVDSGAVVIAKNSGVVTRVTADEIVIKRDDGGTDRYKLLKFKRSNQGTCINQRPIVRKNQRVVKGDVIADGPSTDQGEISLGRNILVGFMPWEGYNYEDAILISEKLVKEDILTSIHIEEYEIEARDTKLGPEEITRDIPNVGEDALKNLDERGIIRIGAEVSAGDILVGKVTPKGETELTAEERLLRAIFGEKAREVRDNSLHVPHGESGIVVDVKIFTRANNDELPPGVNELVRVYVAQKRKISVGDKMAGRHGNKGVISRILPEEDMPFLPDGTPLEIVLNPLGVPSRMNIGQVLEVHLGLAAKAKGWYVATPVFDGATEEEIQELLIESGYTPDGKIQLRDGRTGEYFDNKVTVGYMYMLKLHHLVDDKMHARSTGPYSLVTQQPLGGKAQFGGQRFGEMEVWALEAYGAAHTLQEILTVKSDDTIGRVKTYEAIVKGENVPEPGIPESFKVLIKEFQSLALDVKVLTENNQEISLKEFEEDDEDVEELKINIEELGDMTRQDYEENVEEEEENEGDEHEDFDFNVDIDEIELPDEHELDDTYLDDDFGSDI